From the genome of Salvia splendens isolate huo1 chromosome 7, SspV2, whole genome shotgun sequence:
TGATCATACATACGTATACATCTGTTAGATGCATGATTTCAAAGTGATGAACGAGCTAATAAAGAAAGTGCATTGTTTGATTTTACTTGATAAAATTTGTCATGAAGTACTTTAATCCATTCTTATTTCTTGAGGCAATGATAATGCATGACCTTTGTGTACGTGTTTCTTTTAGTTTTTTGTTTTGCGTTAATTGAGAACAATCAAAGAATAAAGTTTGGGGGATAAATGTGAAAGTTATATTTTAATAACTAGATTTAACGCGTTATGAGTATGAATTGTATAACTATTCAGTGTTATAGTCTATAATCTATACTTGCTATTTTGACGTATTTATTGAGTTTTAGTGGTAAAAAGTGTAAAAGTGAATAACTAGTACATAAAGATAAAATTGTACTGCATGTCTCTGAATTATAAATAGAGGTGGGGGAAAATACCGAAATATCGAAATGTCGAccttatcgtatcgaaaataccaaatttttggTATACTGTTATTTTTAATACCATATGATGCTTCGTTAATGTAATAGTATGAATTTTCAAATACAACGGTATACCGCGGCATAACGAAATTCAGTATATATcgtaaaatataaacataattaTAGGCGAAATATatctaatatatttttaattatataatataacatgaaatatgaatataattatagataaaatatgtttaatatatttttaaaatatagaatctataaataatattctaaaacttaaatattattttgtcattGATCTTAAAAATCtggtataccgaatttcggtacaACATATCGGAAATGAGGTACGATATCAGCATTGATATTCGCAAttccgaaaattcggtatgcgaTATAACACATAGTTTGGTAAGGTAAATATATgctttataattataaaatatgtaaaatatatttaatattatataatctaatatgaaatataaatataattatatataaaatatattttatactacATTTGTTGCATTGAAGATGACTTACtttcttttttggtttttcTCATCCAAGATGACCATTACTAAAATTGGAAaccatttatctctactttattccttctttcttactttactctctccctCTTAATACAACAAATAAAGCTCCATAAAATCTCATACCGCCCAAGGAAGGGATCATCTTCTTTGGGACGGAGGCaagtatatttttcaaattataaaatctatatataatattctaatattattttcttattgatCTTGAATATTTGATATACCAAATTTCGGTACAACACATCGGAAATGAGGTACGATATAAGTATTGAAATTCGCCATACCGAAAAGTCGGTGTACTATAAAGATTGGCAAGGTAAaggtatatttttttttctcatatcaAATTTTCAGTAagatactaagagcatccacaatagttttcgcccagccatagcctagccacaaactcctcttgtcacatcatcagcactaaaaatcctcctgccacatcatcaagacaagcaaatagcccagcaatagcctagccacatcactcaaaattatataaaacaaataattaacaatcacacaaaatacggaattaaatttacgccacagatacgggaaactgcaataattttatttaaattttaaaaaagtacatttaaaaaattacataattaaaaaaaaaactaactccgTGCAGTTCTCCGcacccataactcttcaattaaatccttttggagtcgaatatgagcatccgtttggCGTATATCGGCactgtgcttggaggaggccggcttcatcgtgaggtaccccactccgtacgttgggggggccacgccgtggcttggaccgacttcattatcgtcgttggcccaactagtcagttgtacaccttcgtctccgacaatcatgttgtgcatgataatacatgcgtacattatatcagcaatgcagtcaatatgccacaaacgcgttggacccctaactgtcgcccatcgagactggaagcacaccaaatgcccgctccacgtccttgcgcgctgACTCCcgtcgtgccgcaaagtaggccttcatctcatctgatgcgcattgATCGtattcacaaagacgggccacctagggtatatcccatccgccaagtagtagcccatatcatgccggttgccgttaggtgacaaaactgatggccggaccgacgccctggcactgctcgttgaaaaggggcgacgagttgaggacgttgaggtcgttgttcgaaccggctaccccaaaatatgcatgccaaatccacagccggtaatcagctacggcctcgaggatcatcgtgggattctttcccttgtagccggtcgtgtagaaccccttatAGGAAGCGGGatagttcttccactcccaatgcatacaatctatgctgcctaacattcccgggaacccatgcttctccccgtgcatctgcatcagatcctggcagtcttcaggggtagggcttcaaaggtactgatcactgaatatttcaatcacgccctgacagaaaaaCTTCATATattccagggcagtcgtctcaccgatgtggatgTACTcatcccacatgtctgccgcgcctccgtaggccaactgccggattgccgcagtgcacttttgaataggtgtgtggccgggtctaccagccgcatcgtgcctgaagcgaaaatacagatatcgatgctccaaagcgttaacaatacgcataaacagggccctgctcatcctaaaacgtcgcctgaaaaggttggcgttgaaccacggctcctctgcgaagtaatcttcGTATAGGcactgatgtgcagctacgtgatcacgatcaatcacttatcggcggtggacaactgggcgaggtcgaggtaccgccgacTGCAAGGCTCTTTGCATCCATTGGTTTATCTCGCGGGTCGTATAAGCCTCCaacgcttcggccattcgactttcgtactcctcagcatccccccactaccacccgcgttactcatttcgcgttgtgctcttgtacagaaattaaggtagatagaaaactcgttaaaacaagtggtgcgaatgaaaatgaagtgcaaaacGGGTAtaaatagtgtttcgaaaattaaaaaataaaaaatccgttgggcgatgcgctcggcgatccggagcctgcaatggcgccgagcggatcgccagCGCCCAAacatcgcctagcgctaggcgatttttttttCCAGAACACGCTCGGCGGTTACAGTGGTTCGCCGAGCGCACCGCCTAGACGCCggggctcggctaggcggtgcgctaggtaccattgtgaatgctctaaggTATGGTAATTTTGATGAAGTATATATCCGTCCCTAATTATAAatctataataaaatgaaatattatcaGAGGTAGTACTTAAAGGCAAAAGTAAAATTCTACTTGGTTGACTTTGTCGTTTTTCCTCCGCCGATAGGGTTTCGAATTCGGTCATTTATTTCGCCGGCGGAGATTCGTCTCTTGTGAAAGCTCCACGGTGCACTGCGCACCTGGCGCTCGACTCCTTTCTATTTCCAAACCCCTGCGTTTAATTTTAGGGAAACAGAACAGAGCAGTTAAGGAAGAGATAAAAGAAGAGGATATGAAAGAGGTGTTGGCATGGttgctcttcttcttcatacTTATTGCTCTCCTCGTTATGATCGTATTCCAGGTTATCATCCATCAATACCTTATTTATCTATTTacatatttttggatttttctccAATGTGCTGTTAACGAGAGCGTGCTTTCTTTGATTTTGGGGATATTTGCTTGGTCATTTTGTTCAGCAATCTAGGATTGGAgtgttaattttatttgaaatttgacaattTCTGTTCAAATTTGAGAGCTTTCTGTGCTGAGGAATGAGGACTGGGGGACTTCATGTTAAGCCTATTTGGACTATTTAACCCTACAAAAATTGAGTTTTACACAACCTGCTTAGTTATCcttaattagtagtagtagtattttgtaAAAAAGGTCTTAATTTCGTCTGTGTTAGTTAACTAGTTACGACTAAGGTACTTATGAAGGTCTTGATTCTGAAGAATGTATAGCTTACTTATTCGTCAGATTCGGTACAAGTTGGTTAATTTATGATCTTGCAGATGAGTCTTTCTCTTTGATTGTAGCTGGTGGTATTGCTCATATTTGTATGTTTGAATGACCAAGGCTTGATGCCCAATTCTGAATCCAGAAACATCACAACAACGACAAATATTAATTGCAACCAATAGGTACCACTACATACAGTTTGAGAAACTGAAGAGAATATGAGCACAGCTTTGATCTTGTACTGTAGCTTCACAGGGGATAATTTATCATCTATTGTTTATCTTTTAATATTATAGAGTGTGTTGTTCTAGGGCTTCTTTCTGAAGTTTGTGCACTGTCTTAATTTGTAAACTGCATGGTATTCTTTAACCCTATTCCACATTTAATGCAGCTTATGTGTTTGGCGGATTTAGAATTTGATTATATCAATCCGTATGATTCTGCATCTCGAATAAACCAAGTAGTTTTACCGGAGTTCATCACACAAGGAGTTCTCTGCTTCCTCTTCCTTGTCACCGGACATTGGTTTATGTCACTTCTCTGTGTCCCATACCTGTACTACAACGTGAGACTGTAAGGTTCTTATGCTTCTGCTTCATTCTGAAATTGCAAAATTAAGTGATCAGCatcaatattttgattttctatGAGACATGAATTCTTTCAACTTCCTTTAATATTTACTCTACCTCTATAAACTCATAAAAGGAAAATCTGTAATATTTTATTGGCAATGGCTGCAATTTCTATCTCCTTCCTGGTTGTTTTTAAGGCTCCAATCATTTGGAAAGTTGTGAACAAGAGAttagaaaaacagaaaaaaggtgataatatattaatattattcctCAAATGGAATTGAAAAGCATAATTTGGAGCAACTCACTTTAGAAGCTTTGTTTTACGCATCTGATCTCACAAGAACAACTATCCTATCCTAACCCCTCACGACTATCCAAGCATATCTCCTAAAGGATCCTCAACGCTATTATTAGCTCATAAGATACATATGATAAAAAATGCATGTCACATATACCTTAAGCTTGAAATCTGGCATTACCTTGTGGTTGTGAAGGTGTACCTAGTTGATGCAGGGGGGGCAGCTGCAGAAATGAAAATGCAGTTGACACACTGGGGTGCCATATGGTCCCATCTTAGTAGGTTTGAAGAACTTAATAAGGTTTACATGCTCTTATTTTCTCTAACatgtttgtatatttttcaGAGGTTAAATTAAATTAGAGTGATAGTGAAGGATTTTGTCTTGGTTGATTGGAGAAAACTTTTTGTCTTGGTTGATTGGAGAAAACAGTAGAGCATAGCCGTGAGTCGTGATAATATCTACCAACTAACTGTGTCCTTGTTGTTCGTCATTAACAACGTAACTTGAACTCGTAGAGTTGCTTTTTATGTGACCAAGACCCTAAACTGAAACTGAACATGTTCATCTATCGAGGTCCAtagaattaattattttatgttttctcGTTTTCGGGAAGGAAGCTGGAGGAGGGTATGGcgtgagtagggatgtcaatcgggccaacccgttcgggctgtcgggccattcgggtacaggctattcgggttatgattttttcgggttataaaagttcgaccctaacccttcgggtttcgggctaacccaccgggttattcgggccaatgtgtatttttaattcttttaatattttcaaaaaaataatacctattttaaattttctttaattatatacatatttttaattaatcattcaacaatgaaatacgtatttttaattttctttaatatttttaaaaaagattaaattatttaaatttaaataacttattcattacataattatttacaaaatatctatcaatagtatgttatgtttatgtttatgtatttaaaacataaatcaacactttgtttcaaaattcaaacataaatcaattcttagaaaattgaataaaattctcataacgtgagaggtgcatcgcagatgtaacaaaaatattttgaattgttaaatagtgaattatcaagatgctagctaattggagtaactctaagttttcttgaattatgattggtcaaatttaatttattcccgctgtaaataagtcaaataataatttatctttgttttaagaatcatcaaagtacgcataattcaatgacgaagagcgtcaaaacactttgcactattatattggaaatatactaaaagaaagctttgaTATACGAATATTTAtaaatccatgaaccacatagtgatttttttcgtgattttatatagtcggttgacgtatttggattttgtatggttttagagggttgtcttggatgattttgattatatttctatattttggtatgtttacatgtttgttgagaaatgatagaaaatggattagaaaatgtacacaaaatatgtggatgtgcaccaaccttgtttgagtcaatgtttctcgcgattttgaagtctgataaacctctaatgcatatcattctcttcgtcttcgaaagagcttcgcgtggatatattgcacgcctcaatcggagctttgtagaaaaagttatgaccgttacaaaaactgctcgacgtgcagaagccttcaacccgacgggcagacccgtaacccgaacgggtcagcccgcctaacccgataacccgaacgggtcagcccgaatggcccgattttaaattcgggctgcgaaattacaaccctaaccctgtatttttatcgggttattcgggccggcccgcgggttccgggttacattgacatccctaggcGTGAGTACAACATTGGTGGTTGATTTGGGAGATTAATGTTCTCCTAGTGAGTATTGTCTTCATTTTAGTTTTCATAGTACTTTGCCCATATTCGGTCCATATTTATTGATTATATGGAGTTTTTATTATCAAAAATAATTCTTGCACCTTTTTTCCTCTGGTGCATCATTTCATATTGGTCCATGAGAGTTTGTTTGTTTATGAAAATGTTTAATCAGGTACCATCGAAGACAGCATCTTGTAGATGTAACTGAAATCTTCAACTTGTTAAGCTGG
Proteins encoded in this window:
- the LOC121742692 gene encoding protein cornichon homolog 4-like, with amino-acid sequence MKEVLAWLLFFFILIALLVMIVFQLMCLADLEFDYINPYDSASRINQVVLPEFITQGVLCFLFLVTGHWFMSLLCVPYLYYNVRLYHRRQHLVDVTEIFNLLSWEKKERLFKLGYIILLLFMCLFWMIYNALEDDEHSF